One Marasmius oreades isolate 03SP1 chromosome 7, whole genome shotgun sequence genomic window, TTTCATTGCTTTGAATTCAGGCAAGGTCTTTATTTCTAGGGCTTGGAAAACGATTCAAACATTACCTATATCATCTCTCGGCACTCAGCCTTATCTCAAACTCACTGGCGTAGCCGTTTCTCTCGCGGATGTTTTGGAAGTGGCGAATAAACCTGAACGGGCATACGACGTGTGTGCAGAAGCACTAGGGATTCTACAACGAGAAGATGTCATGGGCACCCTGAAAGGGCCAGAGAGGCTGAGAGGGGTAGCTCTGGCTTCAAAATTAGGTGAACTAGCGGAACAGTTGGGGAAACcacgagaggaagaagaaaagtggAAAGTCTGGGCTGTGGAGGAGATATTACGGGTTGTCAAGGCCGAGGctacagaagaaaagaaaacgcTGGATTTGCCTATGATGCCGTTGCCTAAATGGATCACGAAAGCCGATGTGGGAGCTCCCTTGCAACAACTTGGAGCGTTTTATGCGAGGACCGGAAAGTTAGAGTAAGTGTTGTCTGTCTTCCCGTCTTCGGAGCAAGTGGTAACTAACAGATTCGCCAGATATGCAATGCCGCTTTACCTTCAAGCCATATCTCTTCTCATACCCCCCGCTCCAAAACAATCATCTCCAGAAGATCGATGCAGAGGTGCAAATTTCCATTCTACTTCTCCCGGCTTGAACTCGCTTACCCTAGTTTTCGTTTCTCATCCAGGGGCACAACTCATGGGGGACCTATCCGAGTTGCTAATGCGGGGTAAACCAACACCAGAAAGGATTCACCAAGCCGAAGCCTGGGCCACACAGGCACTTGCCGTACTACAGAAAACGAGAGGAGAGTTGAACCGAAAGGAAATACGGATATGTGAGGCGGCTTATGCAGCTGCCCTTTTTAATGTGGCTGCTTTCAAGGAGGTATGGCTAATTTTCAACACTTCCTTGAGCTCATATGCTCACTATTGTCTTTCTAGATGGCCAATGACACACAGACCGCGAGAAAGTTGTACAAGGAAGGGCTCGAGCAATCCCGAGCTATTTCGATGCAAGAGGGCATTGTTGAAGCGTCAGAGGCGCTGATGAGATTAGACTctgaaccaggcaggaaggAATAATGATCTTAGCTTAGGTTTCTTTGGAATATTAACCGCTATCTGCGCTTCTTCtcattctcgttctcgttgcGGCTTACCACGGTCAAGACAACCCGTGGTGTAATCCTTCTCGCTTCAACAATCATCCGTTTCCCTCATCTCCCATCTCGTCGCGTTAAACTGCGAGCATGCGGGTACTATTTTTGGCGACCAAAATCTACTCTGCGTTTCCCTCCCCCGGCTATACTCAAAACGCTGGACGCTCTAAATCCTACCGCACCGCTGTTCAGCTCGACCCATCGAGTTCTATCGTCCATGTGGAACGTGATGTCTAATAAATAAGGAATCACTCTCGTCATTTAAGCGGGATCCGCATTCAGCGCTGTAAGGCCAATACTTATATGACCGAAATTCTCGTTGTTTTGGGGACACCAGACCGGGTAAATTTACCTCTCCGTTTCCACTCTTCTTTGCCTCCGAGGCCATCCCCACGTACCCATGAGATTCAAGCTCTTCACGTTACTCGTAACTGGGACAGCTGGTTTTGGTTTTACTTATGCTCAAATTACGTTCGGATCAGCTTCCACCGGTACCGTTCTCCAATCTGAACTTGTCAAACATGGTATCAAGACGGTCTTTCCCGGTGATGTAGGGTATCCTAACGCGACTCGAGCGTGTAAGTGCACGCGCGCTTTCACCACGCTAGCCGAGCTAacattgttttttttttgttatcAGACAATCTACGATTCACAGTCCATCCAGTAGCTGTGACCTTCCCTCAAGATACTCAACAAGTCTCTGTTGTCGTCAAAACAAGCGCAGCGCTCGGTCTCAAGGTCGTAGCACGCAGCGGTGGAGTAAGTATGTGCTTATAGACTTCGTTGGGCTATCAACCTAACCCCGGGCATCTCGTAGCATAGCTACATCGCCAACGGCCTAGGAGGAACCAACGGTTCACTTGTTGTCGACCTGAGCGTGTTTAAGAGAATCAGCTTCGATCCCGCCACTAATACTGCGGTCGTTGAGCCTGGAAATAGGCTGGGTGAAGTTGTGAGTAGACTGAATGAAGTAGGGAGAGCAATTCCGCATGGGAGATGTACGTTTGTTGGCTTTGGAGGACATTCTGGTCAGTAAAGATCcgttttttaaaaaaaataTCGATTGGCACACCCACTTTCTGACTGTTGTCGGTTCTTTCTAGGTTTTGGAGGGTGGGGGTTTCCATCCCGGATGTGGGGTCTCACCCTTGATAACGTCGAGTCTGCAACGGTGGTTCTTGCCAATGGGACAGTCGTAGATGTGTCGGATAGTCAACATCCAGAGTTGTTCTGGGTACGTCTTCCCCCACTTTCTCTCTCCCTGGGTGATTCTTCTCATCAAGAACGGATGAACTAGGCAATCCGTGGCTCCTCTGCTTCCTTTGGCATCGTCACATCCCTGACCATGAAGACCTACGCCGTTCCTCCCGTTGGAACCTTCTTCCAATACGCGTGGGATATGGACGTTACGAACGCGACACACGCGTTCTCCTCGTTCCAGACCTACGCTACCGATCCAGCGCTTCCCAACACGTTCGGTGGTGAACTACTTGTCCTGAAAGGGAGTGCAAGAGGCCGACTACTCGTTGTGTTGTTGGGGAGTCATTACAGTGCAGTCGAGGAATACAATCGTACTGTGGCTCCGTTTCTCGACGCATTACCGGCCCCCACGAG contains:
- a CDS encoding uncharacterized protein (CAZy:AA7); amino-acid sequence: MRFKLFTLLVTGTAGFGFTYAQITFGSASTGTVLQSELVKHGIKTVFPGDVGYPNATRAYNLRFTVHPVAVTFPQDTQQVSVVVKTSAALGLKVVARSGGHSYIANGLGGTNGSLVVDLSVFKRISFDPATNTAVVEPGNRLGEVVSRLNEVGRAIPHGRCTFVGFGGHSGFGGWGFPSRMWGLTLDNVESATVVLANGTVVDVSDSQHPELFWAIRGSSASFGIVTSLTMKTYAVPPVGTFFQYAWDMDVTNATHAFSSFQTYATDPALPNTFGGELLVLKGSARGRLLVVLLGSHYSAVEEYNRTVAPFLDALPAPTSAKVVSGSWIDVVTAGAAGQLNTTGVEMPRDTFYAKSLMTPEDGQLLTEDAFNGLLKYLAEEGYDSDTFWHVEMELYGGRNSAINAVPLDATAFGHRNTLFTFQPYASTGDLLPPFDNDIFGFVDGMVSSITDRMPNDWAWGGYANYIDSRLDDWQHRYYGQHYERLQALKKSVDPANTFHFPTSIEE